The DNA region ACGGTGTCGGTCTTGCTCATGCGTCCCATGGTCGTCGGGTTCCCCTTATGGTCAGTAGCGTTCGTCTCTCCCCTCACCCCAGCCGCCGCTGAGCACAGCGTCCAGGCTCGGGTCAGGGGACGGATCGGCCGTGGCCGGCTGCCACGGTTCGGCGGTGTCGAGCGCCCGCCGCGGCGGTGCGCCGTAGCGCAGCGACAGGCGTCCCTCGCGGTCGCGGGCGAGGTACAGGCCGCGGCCCGGCTCCTCCCCCGCCACGAAGGCGATGCGCGCGTCGGCGGGCATCAGCGCCTTCAAGGCGGCCTCCGCTTCGCGGACCGCGAGGGCGGCGGCGCGGCGGTCCACCAGCTCCGCCGCCAGGGCGGCGAAACGGTTGTGCCGGGCCATGTCGACCACCCGCCGGGTCTCATAGGCCGGCGCCTCCGCGGGCAGCGGATCGCCGGGCTCCACGTCGTTGGCGACGTGCCACCAGAAGGCGTCCAGCGTCTCCATCAGCCGCCCGCAGTCCGCCTCCCGCCGCGGCACGCGGACGAGCGCGTGGCCGGTGGGGCGCAGAATGGACAGCATGGCCCGGTCCAGCCCGGTGACCACCAGCTGATGCTGGACCTGCCAGTGGTAGCGCTGGGCCAGTTCCGCATCCGTCTGGAAGCCACCGGTGAATTTCGCCTCCACAAGCGTGTTCGGCAGCGTGTTTGGCAGCGTGTCCGGGGCGCCGCCGTCCGTGCCGTCCTCCCAGGTCAGGAAATCGGGGTGGGCGACCATCCAGTCATGCTCCGGATGAACCCAGGTCCGTTCCGCCGGCACGCAGGGAAGGCCGGTGGCCTTCTCCACGAAGCGGGGGTGCAGATGTTCCGTCGCGATGCCGATCTGCACCGCGGCGACGAGGTCGAGATCGGCCGGCGCCGACCGCCCCGTCTTCTCCCGCCACAGGCTCAGCCAGTCGCCCGCCATGATGCGGGTGGCGTCGGAAGACCCGATACGCCCTGCCCGCGCGGCGCGCTGCGCGTCCGTAATCGCCATTCCCCTGCCGGCCCCCAGCCGTTTCCCTGCGTTCTGGCTTCGAGTCGATGCGTCTTCGCAGCGCCATCGCCGTTAACCATAAACCGTATCGTGAATATGGGCTGCGAACACGCAGGATTCAAGAACAAAAAGAGAACCTGCGGCTTGGCCGTAGGACCGAATCTTCGAACCTTTTCAAAAAACTAAGTAGAATGCAGCGCAGCCGCGGTCTCGCTGTGACCGAGTCGCGCGACTCGGCACAGATGGTTATGGATTCGTGGCGTCAAAGGGGGATTCGGAAAAGAATTTCACCGCCGGAATTGGCGGCTTTTCTTCCAGATTCCCGGCAAATACGCGCGATCAGGCGCGCAGGCAGCGCGTGATGTGAACGGCGACACCCGCGACGTTGGCGCGCTCGATGGGAGTCGGGCGGCAGCCGGGATCGGTGCTGACCGGCAGCAGATGCGGCGGGAAAAAACGGTAGCCGCACACCGTCCCGTCGCCCACCGTAACCACCACGTCGCCGGTTTGCGGGGCCAGCACGTCCAGCGGCTCCAGCACCACGCAGTCGTCCGGCAGGACGCCGGCGGCGTTAAGGCTGGAGGAGGCGATGGTCAGCGCGAAGGCGCGGCGCGACGCCGGGCGGTCCACGGCGATGCCCCGCGCCCCGCCGGTCAACGCTGCGGCGATGAAGGCCTCCCCAGCCCTCCGCCCCAACTCCAGGAAGTCGCGCACCTGCTCAACCGACAGCAGCGGCACCCGCGCCACGGCCTGGTAGGCGGTGTCGTCGAGGAAGCGAGGCTCCGATCCGGCGACGCGGGCCAACCGCCCCAGGGTCTCCGCGCTGGGAACGCTGCCCCGCGCCGGGTCGCGCAGGAAGCGCGTGATGTTGGTCGGGGTGACCTCGGCCAGCCGCGCCCAGGCCCCGGCGCTCCAGCCCTGGGCCTCCATCACGCCGGTCATCCAACGCAGGATCGCCCGCCGCGTGTCGTCCATATCCGCCGTCCTCCCCGCCGAAAGAGCGCCCTATAAGAGAGAACGTTGAATGAACGCGCAAGGTTTCTTCGCTTATGTCGCAATTTCGCCGAGGATGCGCTGCGATTTCGCAGTATTTCTTTGGACTCCGTTTCTCCGTGGCTGAGACGCTGCGCGCGCGGCGGTGCGAGCACGGTGACTCGATGAGGGGTACTACGGGAGCGCCGAGGGGTTGTCCCCTCACCCACGGCCACGCGGCGGCCATCCGCGGCGCCCTTGACGGCGCTAGGTCCTTGTGCGGTCGGCCAACGGCAGGGAAAGGGTGATGCGGACCCCTCCTTTGCTCGCCACCGTCATTCGGGCACCGACCTGACCGGCCATGAGCCGGACGAGTTGGAAGCCGAACCCACCACCGTCCCCCACGCTTGTGTTGACGGGCAAGCCGCAGCCATCATCGGCCACGGTCAGCAAGGCGTTCCCGCTCTGGCAGGACAGTTGGACCCACACCGTTCCCGGCATGCCTGGAGAGAAGGCATGGCGGAATGCGTTGGTCACCAACTCGTTGACCACCAGCCCCAACGCCTGGGCGGCCTCACAACGGAGGGTGACCGGCTCCGCTTCGAGAACCAGGGTCCTGTGCTGGCCGTCGACCCCCATGGCCTGGCTCAGGCAACCGCATACGCGCGTCAGGTAAACGCTGATGTCGAGCTGGTCCAGGCTGCTGCCGGCATGGAGAAGCTCGTGGGCAGCGGCCAGAGAATCCAATCGGGCGCAAGCGACCTTGGCAAAGGCAAGAACCTCAGGGTGGTTCTCACGATGCGCCTGGATGCGCAGAAGGGAGATGATGTCCTGAAGGCTGTTCTTGATCCGGTGATCGATCTCCCGGTTGAGCAGATCCTTGCGCCGGATCGTCTCGTTCCGATCCGCCAGGACCCGGGCCATCTCCTGAACCTGTCGGCTCGACTCCCGGCGGGCGGCGTTGGCTTGGGCAAGCGCCTCGGCGGTGGCCGTCAGCTGCCGCCCAAGCCGGCGCATCATGGCTTCGGCATTGAGTGGCAACGTGTCCCTGTTGCGGCTCGCCGCCAGTTTAGCTTCCATCAGGTCAGCATGGCAGCGTGCGAGCAGGCTTCGCAGTTCGAAGTTCTCGCACCGGAGCCGCTCCACATCGTCTCCAAGGGGAGACCTGGCGCCAAGGCCGGACACGGCATCCTTGTCCATGCCATTCTGACCCGTGATATCGCTGTCGTTGCCTCTCATCGGCTTAAACTCCACGGATCCATTCCTCCGGGCAGGCACGTGAAAGGAGACAGACTTGTAAAATCGGGGCGGTCCGTCTGTCCGCTTTCGCACTGGACGCCCGTTTGATCTCCGGGCGGCGCAGGCGCTCAGGCGAGGAGGCCTTTGGTCTGTTCCCTCACGATGCCGTAGCATTCGCAGGAGGCGATCTCCAAGGCGGACCGGTTCAGGACGGTGATGTCGCCGCTGATGTAGTTGATGATGCCGGCCCGCTGGAGCGCGCCCGCCGCCACCGTCACACCGGCGCGGCGAACGCCCAGCATGGTGGATAGGAACTCCTGGGTGAGCGGCAGCCGGTCGCCCTCGCAGCGGTCGTGCGACATCAGCAACCAGCGGGCAAGTCGTTCGTCGAGACGGTGGGCTCCGTTGCACGCCGCAGTCTGAGACACCTGGGCCAGAAACGCCATCACGCAGCGCAGAAGCACGGTCTGGAGCGATGGGCTTCGAGCCGCCGCCTGACGCAGGGCCTCCGCCTCCATCCGCCAGCCGTTGCCGGGGATCTGCATCAGGCATTCCTGGGCCACGGTATCCGCACCCAGAAGGATCGGCATGCCAATCAAACCGTCGCGCCCGATCATCCCCACCTCCAGGGAGCCGCCCCCCTCGAACAGGGCGACGAAGGAACTGAGGCCGGTGTCCGGAAAATGGACGTGTCGGATCGGCTCGTACGGGACGATGAGCACTTGCTTGAACGGAAGCTCGACAGCTTCCAAATGCGGGCTCAACAGCTCGAAATCCTCCGGGCTCAGCGTTGCGAGCAACCGATTGCGGATGGTGGATTGCACCGCCTGTGCCACGCGCTCCCCCCTCTTCGATGTACGGCGGGAGCGCACGCTACTCTCAGTCACTCACAGCCAGGATCGTCCCGAGTGATGATTCACAGATTGGCGGCATTGCTGCGCTTGCAAGGTGCCAATCCAAGAAACCGGCCACCGGAGCCCTGTGTGCGGAACCGTACCGCTCGAGCTGTGACGGTTCTGTAGACCTGTCCGGAAGGTTTGACGGACAATTGGCGGGCGCAAGGCGGCATCGACATGACGATTGTTCTCTTGGAGGATGACTCCCTGGTGCGCGTGGCCATGTCGGCCTTCTTTCGGACCGAGGGCATCGTGGTCGTGGCGGGGGCGACCGGTGCCGCCATGGCGGATCTGATCACCCTGGAGCGCCTCCGGCCGACGCTCATCGTTGCGGACTTTCGCCTGGGTTCGAGAACGGCGATGGATGAGGTCCCGGACATCCTGGCGGTTTTGCCCGCTGCGGTGCCGGTGATCGTGACGACGGGCGACACCTCCGCGGAAACGCGCAAGCTGGTCGAAGCCCGCGGCTGGAGCCTGCTCATCAAGCCCTACAAGCCGCAGCATCTCCTTTCCGTCATCAAGGAATCACGCCTGTCGGCCGACCGGACCTGCTGACCCGCGCCCAGCTTCCTTCCCTTCCCTTTCGGCTGGCCCCATTGCGACCGGAGGCGCGCGCCGCCATCTGCTTGGCGTCAACAAAACCGGAGGAACCGATGATCGTCACCAGCACCGACACCGTCGAAGGCCGTCCCGTCACCCAGTATCTCGGCATGGTCGCGGGTGAGGCGATCCTGGGCGTGAACATGTTCCGCGACCTGTTCTCCGGCATCCGCGACATCGTTGGCGGCCGGGCCGGCGGTTACCAGAACGCGCTGCGCGATGCCCGCGAGGCGGCCTTCGCCGACCTCCAGGACGCCGCGCGGGCGCTGGGCGCCGACGCCATCGTCGGGGTGGACATCGATTACGAGGTTCTGGGCAAGGAGAACGGCATGCTGATGGTTTCGATCAACGGAACCGCCGTCCGGCTGGGCTGAGTTCCCCCAACCGTTTAGGCCGATTGCCCGCCTGGACGGGCGGTCGCACCCCCTTACACTCCCTCCCCGCATCGATAAGGACCTGAAAAACGGGAGGGACGACATGCGTTCTCTGGCGAAACGGCTCGGCGGCCTGGCTCTGGCCGCCGGGCTCTTCTGCGCGTCGCCGGCCCTGGCCTTCGAGGGGCTCGTGGAGAAGAAGGTGTTCGAGATGCCGTCCTACACCACGGTGGGCGGCGGCACGATCAAGAACGTCCGGATCGGCTGGGAAAGCTACGGCAAGCTGAACGACGCCAGGGACAACGTCATCCTCGTCACCCATTTCTTCAGCGGCAACAGCCACGCCGCCGGAAAGTACAAGATGGAGGACCCGGCTCCCGGCTATTGGGATTCCATCATCGGGCCGGGCAAGCCGCTGGACACCGACAAGTACTTCATCGTCAGTTCCGACACGCTGGTGAACCTGTCGCCGAAGGACCCGACCGTCGTCACCACCGGCCCGGCCAGCGTCAACCCCGACACCGGCAAGCCCTACGGCATGAGTTTCCCGGTCGTCACCATCCGCGATTTCGTCAATGTCCAGAAGGCGTTGCTGGACAGTCTTAATGTCAAGTCGCTGCACGCGGTGATGGGCGGGTCGATGGGATCGCTCCAGGCGCTGGAATGGGGCGCAGCCCATCCGGAGATGGTCAAGCGCGTCGTCGCGTTGATCGGCGGGGCCGAGGCCGACCCCTTCCTGATCGGCTGGCTGAACCTGTGGGCGGCGCCCATCCGCGTCGATCCGAACTGGCAGGGCGGCGATTACTACGGCAAGGCGGAGCCGAAGGCCGGGCTGACCGAAGCGCTGAAGCTGGTGACCCTGCACGCCCGCCACTGGAAATGGGCCGACGCCACCTTCGGCCGCGGCTGGGCGGAGGAGGGCAAGGACCCAGCCGCCAGCATGAACAACCAGTACGCCATCGAAGCGTGGCTGGACAAGGCGGCGGCGGCCCGCGCCGCGGTCAGCGACGCCAACCACTTCCTCTATCTGGTGAAGGCCAACCAGACCTTCCTGGTGGGCGGCGGCGGGGCGCTGGACGAGGGGCTGGCGAAGATCAAGGCGCCGGTGCTGCTGATCCCCTCCGCCGACGACCTCGTCTTCCCGCCGGAGCGCGCCATGCATCCGTTGAAGGAGCGTCTGGAGAAGCAGGGCGTCGCGGTCACCTACACCGATGCGATCACCACCAGCCTCGGCCACCTCGACGGCATCGCCAACATCGCCAAGGCCGGAGACACCATAGCCTCCTTCATGGCGAAGTGACGGACGCGGCCGCCCTGGCCGGCGATGGATCGCCCGGCGGGGCTTCGGTCAGTGCTTTCTCAGGGGCCGACATAGTGCGGCATCAGCTTGGCCTGATCACCGACATAGACGTTGCAGCGGCTGTCCTGGCCGTCGAAGAAGTACACCTGCCCGGTCTTCCGCTTGTTCTGCGGATCCGACAGGTTCGCCCCGCCGGAAAAGGCGACGCCGTAACGCTTGTCCGGTGTCCGCGCCCAGTAGAAGCCGTCCATCTCCTGTCCGAAGGCGCCGCGCTGGCACAGGCGCGACAGGGCGGCGTCGTAACGGGTCAGCCCCTCCAACCCCTTCGGCAGGTTGTAGACCGCCTGGCTGCGCACAGAGCGGGTACGGGGCGGAATGACCTCCTGGGGAAGGGAGGAGCGATTCAAGGCGCGCAGATGGTTGGGATCGGTCCGCTCGACCCGCATCGGATCCGCCGCCGCTGGCGCAGCCAGCAGCGCAAGCAACAGCGGAACGGCGGCGATGGCTTTCATGGGCTGAGCGGAGAAAGGGCCAGGGGCGACAGGACCATAACACGGGTTCCCCGCCCGTGGGCAGCGGTCTCCAGTGGCAGAGGCCGACACGGCTAAGGAAATCGTTTTATATTAGGTCTCTAAGGCAATATCATGAGATATTGGATTAGGAGTTGCAAACGCCCCTTTATCAGAAACAAATTCAAAAAATCGCCATAAGCCATTGGGTTATAATACGCTTTATATCCGTTCGCCTTTGCCCTCCAGATAGCTGGTGATCGTCGCCAGGAAGTCCCTCGGCTGGATCGGCTTGGGCACATGGCCATCGAAGCCGGCGCGGGAGAAGCGCAGCATGTCGGTGGGCGTCGACAGGTTGGTGACCGCGACGACCAGCGTGCGCGCCAACGCCCGGTCGGCGCGGATCATCCGGACCAGCTCGACGCCGGACAGGCCGGGCATCACCACGTCCATGATCACCAGATCGGGCTTCAGAGCGCGCATCAGGTCCAGCACGCCCCGCGGGTCATCCGTCTCGGTGACGCGGTGGCCGCCCTCCTCCAGGCAGCGAACCAGAAGCTTGCGCATCAGCGCGTTGTCGTCGACGACGAGGATGGTCCGCGTCCTGTCCAAAGAATGGGAATCCATAGCGTCCGTCCCACCCGTCACGGCGTCTTGCCGTTGCCGGCGGACGAGGCGTCCGTCGCCCACCAGGAGTCGAAGGAGAGCGAATAGGGCGGCATGGTGTCGGGGCGCTTCAGCCGGCTCCAGTAGGCGACGCGGTAGACGCCGGAGTACCAGTGCGGCACCACGTAATGGTTCCACAACAGCACCCGGTCCAGCGCCGACACCGCGGCCTTCAGATCCTCCTGGCTGTTGGCGCGGACGATCTCGCCGATCAGATGATCGACCGCCTCGCTGCGCACTCCGGCCATGTTCTGGCTTCCCGGACGGTCGGCGAAGGCCGAACCCCAATAGCCGGTCTGCTCGTTCCCCGGCGACAGGGACTGCGGCCAGACATGAACCACCATGTCGTAATCGAAGTCGCGCGTGCGGTTCTCGTACTGGGTGGTGTCCACCGTGCGGATGCTGGCCCGGATGCCCAGACGCTTCAGATTCTCGATGAAGGGCAGCGTCACCCGCTCGAAGGTCGGGCTGTCCAGAAGGATCTCGAAGTCCAGCGGCTTGCCGGTCGCGACGTCGACCCGCACCCCGTTGCGCACGTCGGTCCCCGCCTCGTCGAGCAGCCGCTTGGCCTCCAGCAGGTTGCGGCGCAGCCCGTTCTGGCCCTCCGTGCTGGGCGGATGGTAGGTCTTCTCGAACACCTCGGCGGGGATTTTCCCGCGCAGCGGCTCCAGGATCGCCAGTTCGCGGCCCTGCGGCAGGTCCCTGGACTGGAGCGGCGAGTTCTCGAAATAGCTCTCCGTCCGCTTGTAGGCCCCGTAGAACAGGGTCTGGTTCGTCCATTCGAAGTCGAAGGCGTAGGCGATGGCCTGGCGCACCTTGGGGTTCGCGAAGACCGGGCGGCGCGTGTTGAAGACGAAGCCCTGCATGCCCGCCGGCACCTCGTTGGCGATCTCCTCCTTCACCACCTTGCCGTCGCGCACCGCGTCGAAGTCGTAGCCGGTGGCCCAGGTCTTGGCGACGTTCTCCTGGCGGAAATCGTACAGCCCGCCGCGGAAGGCCTGGAGGGCGACGCTGGCGTCCCGGTAATACTCGTAGGCCATGCTGCCGAAATTGTTCCGACCGACATTCACCGGCAGGTCCTTGCCCCAATAGTCGGCAACCCGCTCATAGCTGATGCCGCGGCCCGGATCGAAGGACGCGATGCGGTAGGGGCCGCTGCCCAGCGGCGGCTCCAGCGTGGTCGCCTGGAAGTCCTTGCCCTCCCAGTAATGCTTCGGCAGCACCGGCAACTGGCCGACGATCATCGGAAGTTCGCGGTTGTCACCCGGCTTGAAGGTGAAGCGGACACGGCGTTCCCCTTCCGCCTCGACCTTGTCCACCGCGCCGTAATAGCTACGGTAGAAGGGATGGCTCTCCGTCAGGATGGTGAAGGAGAACACCACGTCCTCGGCGGTGACCGGCTTGCCGTCGTGCCACCGCGCGCCGGAGCGCAGGTTGAAGGCGATGGAGGAGCGGTCCTCCGGCATCTCCACGCTTTCGGCGAGCAGGCCGTATTCGGTGAAGGGCTCGTCCGCCGACCCGGTCATCAGCGTGTCGTAGATCAGCGCCGCCCCCGCCGCCGGCACACCGCGCAGCGTGAAGGGGTTCAGCGTGTCGAAGGAACCGATGGCCTGGAGGGTCACCTTCCCGCCCTTCGGGGCGTCCGGGTTGACGTAATCGAAATGCCGGAAGTCCGGCCCGTATTTCGGCTCGCCGTACAGAGCCATGCCGTGCCGCGCCATGCCTTGCTGTGTCTGCGCGCCCGCCGATCCGGTCACGGCGGCGGCGATCAGCCCGATCAACAATCCAGCGGCCATACGGCGCATGCCCCATCCTCCCATTCTTCTCTCCGGAGCGCTCGGCCCCGGTTCCGCTCTGATAACATGTGGGAGGGGCAAAGCGGTGCGAAACCCCCTTCCCCGCCCCGCGGCATGGCGCCCCGCGATTTGCTCTGGTGTCCCGGCGGGCTTGCGGTCATGGTTTTCGCCAATCCGCGCCGATAAGCGCGACCAGCATGGAGGGTTCTTCGACCGTGTCCGCCGAATTCACCGTCTACGGCAACGTCAATTCCCAGCCCGCCACCCGCGTCGTCCTGTTCCTGTCGATGGCCGGGGTGCCCTACGCCTACCGCCATGTCGACTTGCGCGGCGGCCAGCAGAAGTCGGCGGAGTATCTCGCCATCAACCGCTTCGGCCGGGTGCCGACCCTGGTCCACGGCGACCTCAGCATTTCCGAATCGGGAGTCATCCTGACTTATCTGGCGGAAAAGACCGGTCAGTTCGGCGGACGGGACGAGGCGGAACGGCTCAGGCTGGCCGAATGGCTGTCCTGGCTGGCCGACGTGCTGCTGCCGGTCCAGCGCGCCCGCGCGGTGCGAAAGTTCCACGGCGACGCCAACGCCCTGCCCTGGATCGACGCCGCGGCAACCAGCGGGCTTGCCCAGTTCGACCGGCATCTGGCCGGCCGGACCTTCATCGAAGGCGAGCGGGTCACCATCGCCGACATCTTCGCCTTCCCCTGGATCGACCTCGTTGAGGAGTCGAACATCGACATCGCCACCTACCCCAACGTCCAGGCGTGGCATGCCCGCATGCTGGCCCAGCCCGGCGCCAAGCGCCAGATGGAACTGATGCCGCAGCAGGACGTCGGCTGACGAACAAAAAAAAGGCCCCCACCCGCGGTACGGATGGGGGCCTTTTTTAAGCGGACACTCTTACTTCTTGGTGCCGGCCGACGCGACGAAGCTGTCGTAGGGCAGCTCGGCGACGCGGAACCAGAGCTGGGTCTCGTCGAGGAACGGCTTCCAGCTCTCGTAGATCGTCTTGAAGTTCGGGTTGGTCTTCGCCAACTCGTCGTAATACTCGAAGGCGATCTTGTGCGCCTGCTCCATCAGGTCGCGCGGGTAGGCGCGCAGCAGGGTGCCCTTGGCGACCAGACGCTTCAGAGCCTTGGCGTTCTCCGAATCGTAGCGGGCGATCATGTAGGTGTTCGCCTCGGCGCAGGCGGCCGTCAGGATCGACTGGTAGGACTTGGGGAGCTTTTCCCACTCCTGCAGGTTGACGTAGAGCGAGACGTTCGGCCCGCCTTCCCACCAGCCCGGATAGTAGTAGTACTTGGCGACCTGATGGAAGCCCAGCCGCTCGTCGTCGTAGGGGCCGACGAACTCGGTCGCGTCGATGGTGCCCTTCTCCAGCGCCGGATAGACGTCCGCGCCGGCGATCTGGGTCGGAGTGGCGCCCATCTTCGACATGATCTGGCCGGTGATGCCGGCGATGCGGATCTTCAGGCCCTGGAAGTCCGCGGCGGTCTTGATTTCCTTGCGGTACCAGCCGCCCATCTGAGCGCCGGTGTTGCCCGCCGGGAACTGGATGACGTTGTGGTTCTTCATGAAGGCGCGCATCAGCTCCAGGCCGCCGGCCTGGAACCAGGCGGTGGTCTGACGGGCGTTCGGGCCGAACGGAATGGCCGTGTCGAAGGCGAAGGTCGGGTCCTTGCCGACATAATAGTAGCCGCAGGTGTGGCCGCACTGGACCGAGCCGTTCTGCACGGCGTCGAGCACCTGGAGGCCGGGCACCAGCTCACCACCCGGGAACGCGCGGATCTGGAACTTGCCGTCCGTGCTCTCGGCGACGCGGCGGGCGATCAGCTCCGAGGCGCCGAACAGGATGTCGGTGCTCTTCGGGAAGCTCGACGCCAGGCGCCACTGGATTTCCGGCTGCGACTGCGCAATGGCCGGCGCGGCCACGCCGGCAACCGCCAGCCCCGCACCCGCGGCCGCGGCGCCCGCACCCGCCGACTTCAGAAACGCACGTCTTTTCACGATTCTTCTCCCGTGGACTCCGCCTTCCCTTTTCGTTTCAAGCGGCCCGTCGGACCACTTGTTGCGAGGGAATTTTCACAACTGTAACAAAGCAGCGTTTTCGTTCCGATTCATCGCACAAATGCGCATGTCAGGTCTACCCTGGTCCTACGGATTAGGCGACCGCCTCAGCCGCGCCGCCCCAGGAAGGCGGCGAGCGGCGGCAGGACCAGCGTCCGCCCGTCCGCGCTGACCTCGGGAACCGGCACTCCCGGCGGGCGCGGCAGGTCGAGCGCCTCCATCGGCGGCTTGCGCTTCAGCGCGTATTCCGCCGGCTGGTTGGACAGGTTGAAGACGGCCAGCAGCTCTTCGCCCTCCGCCGCCCGTTCGAAGGCCAGGACGCTGCCGGCCTCCTCCACCGCCGCCACGCCGCCCTGGGTCAGCGCCGGATGGCGACGGCGCAGGCGCAGGGCGGAGCGCCAGACGTCGAGCGGGCTGCCGGTACGCCGCTCCTGGGCGTCGACCGCCAAGCCGTGGTGGGGTTCCGCCACCGGAAGCCACGTCTCGACCGCGCTGGAAAAACCGGCGTTCGCGGCGCCGGACCGCCAAGGCATCGGCGTGCGGCTGCCGTCGCGACCCTGGAAGTCGGGCCAATAGGCGATGCCGAAGGGGTCGCGCAGGTCCTCCGCCTCCAGCACCGCGTTGGGCAGCGCCAGCTCTTCCCCCTGGTAGAGGCAGACGGTGCCGGGCAGCGTGGCGAACAGGGTGGCGAGCAGGGCGTTGAAGCGCTCCGGATCGGCGCCGGGCGGCAGCCAGCGGCTGGCGGCGCGCTCGACGTCGTGGTTGGAGAAGCTCCAGCAGATCGCCTCGGGCTGCGGCGTCCCGGTCAGCGCCCCGGCGAAGTTCTGCGCGGTGAAGGGCTGCTTGGCCAGCGACAGGGTGTAGGCGGCGTGCAGCCCCTGCGGCCCGCAGTAGGCGGCGATGCGCCGCGCAGCGCCCGGCTGGCTCGACAGCTCGCCCAGCAGCACCCGGTCGGGATAGCAGTCGATCACCGCGCGCAGCCGGGCCAGCACACCGTGAATGGCCGGGTGCATCATGTCGTAGAGATGCTGTTGCAGGGCGAACAGCTTGGCCGGCGGTTCCGCCCCGCTCCAGGCCGCCGCGGGGTTGGAGCGGAGCTGCGGGTCGTGGGCGAAGAAATCCACCGCGTCGATGCGGAAGCCGTCCACCCCGCGCTCCAGCCAGAAGGCCGCGGTGTCGCCGAGCGCCTGGAGCACCGCCTCGTCGTGCAGGTTCAGGGCGGGCTGGCTGGACAGGAAATGGTGCAGGTAATACTGGCGCCGCCGCGGCTCCCAGGTCCAGGCGGGGCCGCCGAACACCGAAAGCCAGTTGTTGGGCGGCGTGCCGTCGGGGCGCGGATCGGCCCAGACGTACCAGTCGGCGAATTCCCCGTCACGCGACCGGCGGCTGGCGGAGAACCAGGGGTGCGCGTCCGAGGTGTGGCCGCAGACCAGATCCAGGATCACCTTCAGCCCATGGCCGTGCGCCGCCTCGATGATGCGGTCCACCGTCTCCAGCCGGCCCATGCGCGGGTCGACCGCCCGGTGGTCGGTGATGTCGTAGCCGAAATCCTTCTGCGGCGACGGGTAGAAGGGGCTGATCCACACCCCCTGCACGCCGAGCGACGCCACATGGCCGAGGCCGTCCAGCACGCCGTCCAGATCGCCCCAGCCGTCGCCGTTTCCGTCGAGGAAGCTGAGGGGGTAGATCTGGTACAGCGCGGCACCGCGCAGCCACGAAGACGCCTGGGACATAAGGACCCTCCACAAGAGACTCGTGGAAAGGGTCCCCCCATAGCCCTAACGATCGGTTACCGGCCCGGTTTTGGTCACGGCTTCCGACCGACGGTCGGCGCCGTCAGGCGCAGCCAGGGCGCCCAAGCCTGCCGCACGGCGTCGCTCCACATCCGCATCGGCGTCATCCATGGGGCCAGCCACGGGGCCAGCATCGGGTTGGCGTTGGCGAAGGCCGGGTTGAACAGCGGGTTGGCCGAGGCCAGCAGCGCCGTCCCCATCATGCCGCGCAGCGCGTCGAAGGAGGGCGTGGCGGTGATCTGCACGGCGATCGTCTCGGTCCCGCGCTCCGGGTCGTCCCGGTGCAGGATCTGGATGTCCAGGTTCGGCAGGGCAGCGGTCAGCTTGGTCTCGTCCATCGTCCTCTTCCCTTCAATGCCGGCGGGCCTCACGGCCGGGGCCATGGTTGCCGAACGGCGCGCCCGCCGCAACCATGCAACCAAAAGCCGGCGCCGATGTTTCCCGCTGGCAGCCAATGGGCTGGCAAGCGATGGGGATACCAGCATGGACGGAGCGACGGTCACCGATCCCCGCACCGAGGCGGAAGAGGCCGCGGCCT from Azospirillum brasilense includes:
- a CDS encoding alpha-glucosidase family protein, translated to MSQASSWLRGAALYQIYPLSFLDGNGDGWGDLDGVLDGLGHVASLGVQGVWISPFYPSPQKDFGYDITDHRAVDPRMGRLETVDRIIEAAHGHGLKVILDLVCGHTSDAHPWFSASRRSRDGEFADWYVWADPRPDGTPPNNWLSVFGGPAWTWEPRRRQYYLHHFLSSQPALNLHDEAVLQALGDTAAFWLERGVDGFRIDAVDFFAHDPQLRSNPAAAWSGAEPPAKLFALQQHLYDMMHPAIHGVLARLRAVIDCYPDRVLLGELSSQPGAARRIAAYCGPQGLHAAYTLSLAKQPFTAQNFAGALTGTPQPEAICWSFSNHDVERAASRWLPPGADPERFNALLATLFATLPGTVCLYQGEELALPNAVLEAEDLRDPFGIAYWPDFQGRDGSRTPMPWRSGAANAGFSSAVETWLPVAEPHHGLAVDAQERRTGSPLDVWRSALRLRRRHPALTQGGVAAVEEAGSVLAFERAAEGEELLAVFNLSNQPAEYALKRKPPMEALDLPRPPGVPVPEVSADGRTLVLPPLAAFLGRRG
- a CDS encoding glutathione S-transferase family protein — encoded protein: MSAEFTVYGNVNSQPATRVVLFLSMAGVPYAYRHVDLRGGQQKSAEYLAINRFGRVPTLVHGDLSISESGVILTYLAEKTGQFGGRDEAERLRLAEWLSWLADVLLPVQRARAVRKFHGDANALPWIDAAATSGLAQFDRHLAGRTFIEGERVTIADIFAFPWIDLVEESNIDIATYPNVQAWHARMLAQPGAKRQMELMPQQDVG
- a CDS encoding TRAP transporter substrate-binding protein, with product MKRRAFLKSAGAGAAAAGAGLAVAGVAAPAIAQSQPEIQWRLASSFPKSTDILFGASELIARRVAESTDGKFQIRAFPGGELVPGLQVLDAVQNGSVQCGHTCGYYYVGKDPTFAFDTAIPFGPNARQTTAWFQAGGLELMRAFMKNHNVIQFPAGNTGAQMGGWYRKEIKTAADFQGLKIRIAGITGQIMSKMGATPTQIAGADVYPALEKGTIDATEFVGPYDDERLGFHQVAKYYYYPGWWEGGPNVSLYVNLQEWEKLPKSYQSILTAACAEANTYMIARYDSENAKALKRLVAKGTLLRAYPRDLMEQAHKIAFEYYDELAKTNPNFKTIYESWKPFLDETQLWFRVAELPYDSFVASAGTKK
- a CDS encoding extracellular solute-binding protein, translated to MRRMAAGLLIGLIAAAVTGSAGAQTQQGMARHGMALYGEPKYGPDFRHFDYVNPDAPKGGKVTLQAIGSFDTLNPFTLRGVPAAGAALIYDTLMTGSADEPFTEYGLLAESVEMPEDRSSIAFNLRSGARWHDGKPVTAEDVVFSFTILTESHPFYRSYYGAVDKVEAEGERRVRFTFKPGDNRELPMIVGQLPVLPKHYWEGKDFQATTLEPPLGSGPYRIASFDPGRGISYERVADYWGKDLPVNVGRNNFGSMAYEYYRDASVALQAFRGGLYDFRQENVAKTWATGYDFDAVRDGKVVKEEIANEVPAGMQGFVFNTRRPVFANPKVRQAIAYAFDFEWTNQTLFYGAYKRTESYFENSPLQSRDLPQGRELAILEPLRGKIPAEVFEKTYHPPSTEGQNGLRRNLLEAKRLLDEAGTDVRNGVRVDVATGKPLDFEILLDSPTFERVTLPFIENLKRLGIRASIRTVDTTQYENRTRDFDYDMVVHVWPQSLSPGNEQTGYWGSAFADRPGSQNMAGVRSEAVDHLIGEIVRANSQEDLKAAVSALDRVLLWNHYVVPHWYSGVYRVAYWSRLKRPDTMPPYSLSFDSWWATDASSAGNGKTP